ATCTTCTCTGAGGTTGTCAGGTCAGTTGCCTGGTAGACCGTGGCAAAGGCACCCTGTCCGAGGACGCAGTCAACCCGTAAGGAGACTTCACCTGTGGATGACCATCAAAGcgatttttatataaaaaatatataaaaatagggTGAATTCTTTTTAAGTCACTGCCAGTAAACACACCAAGACTTTCTTACCCATCTTGATGGTCATCTTGGGTGCGATGCTGGGGACTTTGCACTGCCAGGTGATGAAGTTTGGCTGGGAGGTGAGTGGCATGGGCAGTTTGGAGAGCAGGGAGGAGATCAGCTCATCATCCCAGGGGTCAGAGAACAACTCTGACCCTTGTTCTGGGCTCATAGGAATATCCATGCCGTACCTCACCTCTGGAGCTGGACTCATAGGAATATCCATTCTGAACTTTGATGACGGATGGACTGGACTCATGGTAACATCCAAGCCAAACTTTGATGGTTCTGGACTCATAGGGATGTCCATGGTCTTCAGAGGGAAGCCATCTGTTCTCTGACCCTGACAGGGACTCATGAAGGCATCCAAGTCCAGATCGAGTTCAACCCCAACCTCTGGGCTTTTTACCACTAACCAGTCTGGCTTGGGTGCACACTCTGGGCTCATTGGGATATCGAAAGCAGGTGTTGGGGCTTTCTCTGGACTAGTTGAAACATCAAAGTTGGATTTGAAGGCATCAATCTGGCTCTTTGAAAGGGATGCCTCTTCCACAGGTGCACGCTGtgagagaggacaggctggcttTAAAGACTGCTCTGGGCTCACATAGACATCCCAGTCTGGTTTAGAGGCCTTGGGAGGAGGGCTTTTGGCCCCTGCCCCCTCAGTATGAGCCAGGGGGGCAGTCTGGTCTCTGAAGGACAGTGCGGCCGGGGCATGATGCTGCACCTCAGTCATGGAGCAGGCAGCCAGGCTTCGCTGGGCCAGGGCTAGCCCTTCCCCCACGATGGTGCCCTGCTCAGCAAAGCCCTGCGCCCTCATAGAGCACTCAGCGCCGGTCTCAGATATCCCATCAGGTGGGCTCTGCTCTATGATAGGGCTGAGGGAGGGAAACAAACTCATTATCTCCACCATGGAGGCAACTACATGCGTTTGACCCAAACACTTGACTACACTTCAAAAACATTGACCAACGAGCATTCGAGTGAAAATGTACAGTACACTGCAGTTACTGGTAGTCTACAATATCAGGTTACCAGTAAGTACCTGAGTTTAGTGGGCTGTCGCAGGAAAGGGCCCTCTTCTGGACCACTAAAGCCTCTGGGGTGATCATTTTCTAGAGGGAGGAGAAAAAATAAAAAGTCAGACAAAAAAGGTCAAGTACTTGCTTTAGACCACATTGTTGTTCTGAACTACAGACACCTTTTACCAGGTGAGGGCATTTGATTTCTGAACAGCtcatggttgcatcccaaatggcaccctattccctatgtagtgcattacttttgaccagagccctatggtggcAATTGGGATGCATGCATACTATGCATGAGCTCAGATAGAGGGCTACCTTGGTCCTGCTCAAAGTTCCAGGAGGAAGGAGCTTTGTTTTGGAAGGGCGTGGAGACCAGGTGGGCCGACAGGGAAAAGTCTCTGGTGCTGTTGGGGCAGGTGGCCAGGGAGTTGTAGCGTGCTCCCCACATAGTGCTTTCATCTGGTATCAATTCCGAAGGAGATTcctaagcaaacacacacacacaaaacgatAAAGGTTTGCATTGTGTACACAACTTAACATAACCCAACCATATTCTTTCATTGAGTCCTTGCTAAATGAAGAtgagtatgtcaccatgtaattTTGCACTTACATCTTGTTTCTCTCTTTTAGATACAGCGATTTCTGCTAGAGCCCTTGGTGGCTTAGCCTTGTCCACCATAGTAGCACTAAATGGAGCAGGAAAAGCATCATAAAGCAGTGTTCATAAATTTACTTTGATAGCAAAGAAAATGGGATGCAGGAGAAGAATGCTTCACCTGCAGTTCTCCTTGTTTTCGTTCTCATCCTGAAAGATTGCGAAAGGCACTGCATTGGGGGGCTTGCTGAACAAAGAGGTGCTTCctttaaataataatttaaaaaagagaaagaaagacattTAACCACAATGTAAAATCAAAAAGGGTGACCTGCCATTATGCATCTTTTATTGATTGTTGTTTTCTTTTACCTCTCATTTTACTGTGAAGTGTTTTGCAATTGTAAATACACTTCTGATTTGACCTACAGACAAACAAAAAGTTGAGAAGTTACAATCGAAGGGGGAATTGAATTACCCATTCTGTGGTAGACAGCATCAAAGCTCTTCTCAGCCTGATGCATTGACATGCTGGGGAACTGTTCCTCCTGCATGAGGGTTGGAGCCTGGAACATGTCCATGATCGCATCTGGAGGTGAAGATAAAGAGAGGTGAGATACTAAAAAGGACCAtataattaggaattagaattctagaatggacatgaaccttcttatgGATGGGATGataaaggtcagccattttggtcagggaaTTGGTAaaccatggtttgccagtgctgtgataagatagggtgtaaaataatgaatttgaatCATTTACCTGCACTGCATGtttgttagctactgtagctagccagctagttttACAGGAATAATTGCATCAATTTTTCtaattaactgccaatatgccaacattccattcaaacaataGTCAATCCACAGTCATTATCCATATactggctgaaatcagttgaCGATAGGATTAGACATGTTGTAAATACAACGACTACTGATATTCtatcatataatagcactcacagctttccaagaaaacCAAATCTGATATATTTATGGTCTGTTTCcatatattttagaggctatttatacagaaaatgtgtataaaacctgtatatagtatgtataattatatgacaatattttaggttgacaattccattacacaatttctgatatatagtgcattcggaaagtattcagaccccttgactttttccacattttgtgacgttacagccttattctaaaattgattaaatagttatttccccctcatcaatctacacacaatagcccatactgacaaagcaaaaactgttttttagaaatgtaataAAATACTGAAATtttacatttgcataagtattcagaccctttacacagtactttgtaAAAGCACCGTTGGccgcgattacagcctcgagtcttcttgggtatgacgctacaagcttggcacaccttcatatggggagattctcccattcttctctgcagatcctgtcaagctctgtcaggttggatggggagcgtcgctgcacagctattttcaggtctctccagacatgttcgatcgggttcaagtccgggctctggcagggccactcaaggacattcagagacttgtctccaAGCcaatcctgtgttgtcttggctgtgtgcttagggtcgttgttctgttggaaggtgaaccttaacctgctccagagcgttcaggctGGGGTGTTCATCAAGAATCTCTttgtggggcctcccgagtggcgcagtggtccaaggcactgcatcgcagtgctagctgtagtagttacagtcttgtctcatcgctgcaactcccgtacggacttgggagaggtgaaggtcgagagccatgcattcttggggaccttcaatgctgcagaatgtttttggtactcttccccagatctgtgcctcgacaatcctgtcttggagctctacagacaattccttcaacctcatggcttggtttttgctctgacatgcacggtcaactgtgggaccttacatagacaggtgtgtgcctttccaaatcatgtccaatcaattgaatttaccacaggtggactccaatcaagttgtagaaacatctcaagaatgatcaatggaaacaggatgcacttgagctcaatttcaagtctcataacaaagtgtctgagtacttatgtaaataaggtacttctgtttttaatttgtaatacatttgctaaaatttctaaaaacctgttttcactttgtcattatggggtattgtgcgtagattgacgaggggaagAAATTatatcatccattttagaataaggctgtaaagtaacaaaatgtggaaaaatggaagaggtctaaatactttccaaatgcactgcatcacatgccttacttttattttcctgcataagAAAAATCAGGATTATCACTGTACTGCCATTCATTcctccctgaccaatatggctgccattttcacccCATTCTGGAACTTTTATTCAGGTTCatgacatagcccctctagtaatttaataggatctctctATGCTAAATCTCCATTGGTTGTACTGCCTTTACCATACACATGTATGGTGGTAATACATTTGAATATCTCCACCAAAAAAGGGATTGAGTGTAGCAGATAGCACAACGGAAGTGATTGATTTGAGCACCAATTTTCTGCCTTTGAATTTAAATCACCAATATCTGAACACAACACACTATGATTGATTGACCAATACATGTATGAAGAAATGCCTTCATTTCAGTAAATGAAAAGAGTTGAGTACCCCACTCACCAAGTGCCTCCCGTGTGTTGACTGTTGGGGATGGGAGAACCCGGGACGGGGTGGCTTGCACCAGTCCCAGAGAAGTGTTAGGAGTGATATGGGACAGGTTCCCAGTCCCTCCCTGTGatactgacagagagagtgagggacggTGTAATTAAACCTTTTAATTCACATACGGAAACTAATTAGGGGAATAAAGAGCCCAGATTATGATATTTTACTTACCATCTAATTTCACCTCCGACTCAGTACCTTCACTGACAGACACCTCACTGGAAAAACAAAGGGAAATGATTAGCTTAGACGATAAAAGGCTAAATAATTTAAAACAAATTCATTATCTACATCTCTGAGGTGTCTCGCCCTGCCAGAGCTAAATAGGCTAGAGACACATAATAAATTCTGGTTGTGAATAATGACATCTGAAACCCGGACTAATCTTTAGACATGATGACTCATTATCACTTACTGGGAATCTCTGCCATTGTGCTGCTGGAAGCTGCTGCTGAGGTAGTTCACTAAGCCACCGAGTTGGGACTGGGAGCGAACATCCTGGAGAGGATCTGCCCCGTGCTGCAACTCAGATTCATAGGCTGCTGGCTTCTTTGGGGCCGATCCAAATGACAATCTAATAGGCTTAGGGTTTTGTCTTGGTTGGGGTTGAACCAGAGAGGCCTGTAGAGAATATGCCTGGGGAGCAACTGCAGATGGTTTTGGTGCTTCTGTACATTGACGCAAGTGACCCATTGGTTCTTTTGGCAGCTGAAAGGAGCAGCTATGGGAGGTGTTTTCCTCTTCCACATGTCCAGATGGGGGAGAGGACATCTGTGAGAGCAGGGTGTCTGTGATGGGAACCCTGAGATGGACGCGCTGAGTGTGGGCCGCAGGTTCCTTCACCGTGCCTTTTCTGGGGTCCTGTCCACTGTTCAGTCTCAAGCCTGGAGTGGGTTTGATTCCGAGGTTGTTTGAGAGTGGAGGGTGCCTAAAGGACTGTTGTAGGAACCCAGGATTCAGTCCTGTTGCAGGTGTGCAGGATGCCTGAAAACAGAAGTGCATGccacatttaaaaaaagggtcATACAAATTCTCTGGGAACCACGACAATAGAAACAACTGAAGTTAAGGAGCCATGTGGATTCTCTTACCTGCACTTGTGGAGCAATAGCTGAGCTTCCCTGGACTGTAGAGCTCACACCGAGGTTACTCTCCAGCTCCTCCAGCAGTTGGTTCATCCTTATCActtcctcctcctgctctctaGCCAACCTCTGACGTTCCTCTGGTAATataacacaaacaaacattggtCAAAGCTCACAGTTGGCACTGTGGTAGTGAGGCACACACTCAGCTGTTGGTGCATTTGATTTAGATAACGGGTGTCTGTAAAGGATGTCATGTGGCCAGTTCATATTGATGTCTGACTCCACGATAAAATACAGCCTTGCATTTCTACTGTTAGAGGAGTGGGATGCAACATCGCTGCGTTAGAAAGTCATATGATCCTACCAAACTCTCTCTGCTTCTCCACTTGCTTGCATCTCACAAAGTATCGTCTGGCTCGGACCTCCTCGAAGCAAAGTTCAGACCCTTCGCAGATGAGGTCTTCAGTATGGTACATCGACACTGTTTGCAAGTTTACAGCCGGGCCTTGATTgggtttatttaccaccacattTTCAGACCGGGAGATTCTGCGAGAGAGTCGTTTCATTAGAGGGAATACAATGTAACTtttcaacaaacaaaaaatatatacacacacgcacactaaaacGTTTTGTTATTACGTTATAAAGACTTACATGCGAACTGTTCGGTCTGCAGGGAGTTGGGACAGACCTTCGGGGTCCTGTGGCAGAAACATTTATATTTCTCTGTTGATCACTTTCTATGAACAAACATGAGAAATGATTCTGAAGCCATTTATAAACATTTTGAAGACAAAAAAATGTGGTAACTCACCTTGTACTGTGGGCCAGGCTCTCTGTGGGATTGCAGTTGATTTACCAAGTGAGAAGTCTGAAGAGGATTCCGTACACCTTCTGTTTTCATAAACAAATTCAGGTTAGATTGTGGATACGTTAGTCAAAGAACCAGTCCACAAGGAAGAAAACAGTCTCACCTGATGCCCCTGTCCCACCTCTAGAAGCGCTGGTTTGGAACCTCCTGTGAATACATTTAGATGTATCAACAATAAACCCAACATGGAAAGGCTAAAACTTTCAGTCAATAGAGTCCTTAATTTTGACATGTAATTCAAACTAACCTGTATTGCTGAAGGACAGTGTCAACTGGCTCAGCTTGGTTCTCCATGGCTCTCTGGTAGACGGCGTCAGCCTGTTGAAGCAGGCCCTGCTGCTCAAACTGTTGAGCCCACGCCACATAAAGGACTGCAGCTCTGGTGCCAATACCCTTACTGTATATGTGACTGTACAGTTTGATGGGCTCATCATAATAACTTGCACATTTGATGCAGTAGTTTACGTATCGGATGTCATTGGAGTAGCGCTCCTCTTGGAGAAATCTTTGTACTAGACGATCTAGCACAAGAGACATCCCCTTGGCGTCTTCAGCAGGTAATCTCTTCTCTAGATATTCAATAAATCTGAAATAATGTAAAAGTATGGTAAAGATAGTTACACACCAATAAAtattcacacacaaaaaaaagttgtTACTCACAAACCAGGTGAGATTTGCATGCAAAAATATCCCATCAATGACAGATGCATAACCCTTTATTGTTTACTTTTGTTTGTGGCCCCCTCTATGAAGATAATAATGGAATAAAACGCATGCACAAGTTACAGTACCTGTCCCATGGATCTAGGGGGTCGTCTCCAGTATAGTTGCTCAAACTTTCCTCAAAGCTCCTGTAAAGCcaattaatttgattaaaaacTCAACCGCAGTTTGAACCCCTTCCTCTTCTGCTTAActgttactgtagctagctaacttctaGCATGGATGACAATACGTTTATGTCAATCAAAACAAAGTATTACTGTAAATTGTATCAGCAAAGAAACTCTAGTATCAAATCTTGTATTATTCACCAAGCAGCAAAATAGGAAATAGTTACTTAACATTAGTTGgctagctactgttagctagcaagGAATCAGGATTAACGTTAGCTGGGTGTGGAAAAATAAaagcagttagctagctaagttaccgAACTTACTGTAAATGTGAACCAACATTCATGGTGTGGACTGAACAGCAGACTGGCGGTTCCCACTCCAAATTCCAACAACACAAATATGAGCAATTACACGCAAATCTAAGTTACATGAATTCAGTAGCTAAATACCAAGTATTGCATTCGCGTCGCTAACAAAGACACTGGTGGCTTATTCTATCTGTGTCGCTAGCATGGCTGGTGTCACAGAGTACTGTGAAACTGTCTTTGCCATTGATCTATAATAAGAACGGACTTTGCTGGTAGGGTATTTCAAATTCCGCGCCTAGCTGATACGTCAAAAATCAGCATCATAAATGAATGCATCCAATCAGCGCCTTTGGAGCGAGTAAACGCGATTTCATTGGCTGGATGAAAAAAAAGATATTCACCTACGTGAAACTTTCGCCAATGCCTGAATCTGCCATTTTGAATCGTTTGATGAATTCGATTATAAATATGTTACAAAATGTGCAAATAAAAAAGTGCTATATCTTAAAAAGGAATGACAACAAAAatatgctttttggtcttaatttaaaatCAGGGATAAGGTTAGCATTGTGGTCAGTGTTGGTGAGTAGTGAACCACATGTAGTTCCACTACTAATTTAACTCCATTTTGCAGTAGCATGGTGGTTGTAGAACTACATTcaaatcttggtagtgttttcagtggTTAATTACTGTTTTGATGTGTATCTAGCTACTGAAACTACACACTACTtgttttgcaaaaataaaatatgggtgaagtagggAAGAATTTCCTTTATTTTTCGGCATCAGAACTGCCTAATTCTCTTTTGAAACATAATTTATGTGTTTAATATGCTACATTACAtattctgttaacatctgactccagagggATCTATTCTTTCAATTTGTTGTCTGACACTTCAGATTTAAATATGATAATTATCACAAAGTAGTTtgtatgtagtgaactactttctCAAAGTAACttagttaagtaaactatatttttcttaagggtagctttagtgtagcttaacttcttccagtgtgaagtaattggtagcttgttAACTACATAATATTTTCtaagtagcttccccaacactgagtgtggttagggttaggtttatgtttaaaatcagattttaaagctgtaatatgtaactttttgggagactgaccaaattcacatagaaaggtgagttatagatatgtctctcattgaaagcaagtcaaaGAAGCAGTAGAACGGTTCTATTTCAGCTATTTCTATGCATCCAGTTCTTAATTAAGTTtcatttttgcatcttttactttcggttttgtacaccagcttcaaacacctaaaaatacaatatttctggtaattgaaaatatatttcacattaGTTTAgatggtgtcacgttcctgaccttatttcctttgttttgtctttgtttagttggtcaggacgtgagctgggtgggcattctatgttatgtgtttctatgttgggttcatgttcaattagcctgatatggttctcaatcaggggcaggtgttttacgtttcctctgattgagaaccatatttaggtaggctgttctcactgtttgttggtgggtgtttgtgcctgtgtcagtgtttgtgccacacgggactgttttcgttcgtttatttcattcgtgtgttccttcctgttcgtgcgttcatgttttatgttcacaagttcaggtctgttcacgtcgtttattgttttgtagtttgtttaagagttgtttcgtctttcttaaataaacaaatatgtattcaacccacgctgcgttttggtccgatccatgctcatcctcagacgaggaggaggacgagcgttacagatggtacaatgattctctacactatacattgcttgttttgtcatataaactgaaattaggggaactattagaattttagcaaccaaaAAATGGCAGAGCTATTtctgcatacagtggggagaacaagtatttgacactgccgattttgcaggttttcctacttacaaagcatgtagaggtctgtaatttttatcatatgtacacttcaactgtgagagacggaatctaaaacaaaaatccagaaaatcacattgtatgatttttaagtaattcatttgcattttattgcatgacataagtatgatacatcagaaaagcagaacttaatatttggtacagaaacctttgtttgcaattacagagatcatacgtttcctgtagttcttgaccaggtttgcacacactgcagcagggattttggcccactcctccatacagaccttctccagatccttcaggtttcggggctgtcgctctgcaatacggactttcatctccctccaaagattttctattgggttcaggtctggagactggctaggccactccaggaccttgagatgcttcttacggagccactccttagttgccctggctgtgtgtttcgggtcgttgtcatgctggaagacccagccacgacccatcgtcaatgctcttactgagggaaggaggttgttggccaagatctcgcgatacatggccccatccatcctcccctcaatacggtgcagtcgtcctgtcccctttgcagaaaagcatccccaaagaatgatgtttccacctccatgcttcacggttgggatggtgttcttggggttgtactcatccttcttcttcctccaaacacggcgagtggagtttagaccaaaaagctctatttttgtctcatcagaccacatgaccttctcccattcctcctctggatcatccagatggtcattggcaaacttcagacgggcctggacatgcgctggcttgagcagggggaccttgcgtgtgctgcaggattttaatccatgacggcgtagtgtgttactaatggttttctttgagactgtggtcccagctctcttcaggtcattgaccaggtcctgccgtgtagttctaggctgatccctcaccttcctcatgatcattgatgccccacgaggtgagatcttgca
This region of Salvelinus alpinus chromosome 8, SLU_Salpinus.1, whole genome shotgun sequence genomic DNA includes:
- the LOC139583075 gene encoding mitotic checkpoint serine/threonine-protein kinase BUB1-like, with translation MNVGSHLQSFEESLSNYTGDDPLDPWDRFIEYLEKRLPAEDAKGMSLVLDRLVQRFLQEERYSNDIRYVNYCIKCASYYDEPIKLYSHIYSKGIGTRAAVLYVAWAQQFEQQGLLQQADAVYQRAMENQAEPVDTVLQQYRRFQTSASRGGTGASEGVRNPLQTSHLVNQLQSHREPGPQYKDPEGLSQLPADRTVRIISRSENVVVNKPNQGPAVNLQTVSMYHTEDLICEGSELCFEEVRARRYFVRCKQVEKQREFEERQRLAREQEEEVIRMNQLLEELESNLGVSSTVQGSSAIAPQVQASCTPATGLNPGFLQQSFRHPPLSNNLGIKPTPGLRLNSGQDPRKGTVKEPAAHTQRVHLRVPITDTLLSQMSSPPSGHVEEENTSHSCSFQLPKEPMGHLRQCTEAPKPSAVAPQAYSLQASLVQPQPRQNPKPIRLSFGSAPKKPAAYESELQHGADPLQDVRSQSQLGGLVNYLSSSFQQHNGRDSHEVSVSEGTESEVKLDVSQGGTGNLSHITPNTSLGLVQATPSRVLPSPTVNTREALDAIMDMFQAPTLMQEEQFPSMSMHQAEKSFDAVYHRMGSTSLFSKPPNAVPFAIFQDENENKENCSATMVDKAKPPRALAEIAVSKREKQDESPSELIPDESTMWGARYNSLATCPNSTRDFSLSAHLVSTPFQNKAPSSWNFEQDQENDHPRGFSGPEEGPFLRQPTKLSPIIEQSPPDGISETGAECSMRAQGFAEQGTIVGEGLALAQRSLAACSMTEVQHHAPAALSFRDQTAPLAHTEGAGAKSPPPKASKPDWDVYVSPEQSLKPACPLSQRAPVEEASLSKSQIDAFKSNFDVSTSPEKAPTPAFDIPMSPECAPKPDWLVVKSPEVGVELDLDLDAFMSPCQGQRTDGFPLKTMDIPMSPEPSKFGLDVTMSPVHPSSKFRMDIPMSPAPEVRYGMDIPMSPEQGSELFSDPWDDELISSLLSKLPMPLTSQPNFITWQCKVPSIAPKMTIKMGEVSLRVDCVLGQGAFATVYQATDLTTSEKMILKVQKPANPWEFYINTQLNARLQPSVRHLFSNIHSAHFFQNGSVLLGELHNCGTLLNAVNLYKNLTDKVMPQPLVIYFTVCMLHMVEQLHSIHIVHADIKPDNFLLGDRFLENKSFDPDNLNHGLALIDLGQSIDMTLFPEGTSFTAKCMTSGFQCTEMKSGRPWNYQTDYFGIAGTVYCMIFGTYMQVTQEGGVWKTNAVFRRNPHSDLWTEFFHTLLNVPDCNSLPCLRSLRSRLSTVLQQNYSNKLPSLKTRLVIQLLESRSARR